A region from the Polaribacter sp. Hel1_33_78 genome encodes:
- a CDS encoding urocanate hydratase, with amino-acid sequence MTFKKQIQQGIPNILPKKIAYDLEINHAPKRKDILSKDEKKLALRNALRYFDKKHHAELLEEFLEELEKYGRIYMYRFRPAYKMYARDISEYPGKSEQAKAIMLMIQNNLDYAVAQHPHELITYGGNGAVFQNWAQYLLTMKYLSEMTDKQTLTMYSGHPMGLFPSNKNAPRVVVTNGMVIPNYSKPDDWEKMNALGVSQYGQMTAGSYMYIGPQGIVHGTTITVLNGFRKINKTPRGNLFVTSGLGGMSGAQPKAGNIAGCITVCAEVNPKIAQVRLDQGWIDEKITDLDELAVRVKSAKEHKEVVSIAYLGNIVDVWEKFDAENIHIDLGSDQTSLHNPWAGGYYPVGLSFNDANKMMADNPKLFKEKVQITLRRHALTINKHTAKGTYFFDYGNAFLLEASRAGADVMAENHIDFKYNSYVQDIMGPMCFDYGFGPFRWVCASGDPKDLAKTDKIACEVLEKIKQHSPKEIQQQMTDNIQWIKGAQENKLVVGSQARILYADAEGRIKIAKAFNRAIKKGKIGPIVLGRDHHDVSGTDSPYRETSNIYDGSKFTADMAIQNVIGDSFRGATWVSIHNGGGVGWGEVINGGFGMLLDGTKSASKRLESMLFWDVNNGISRRSWARNKEAVFAIKRAMRAKKDFQVTLPNLVEDVLIDAIT; translated from the coding sequence GAAATGCACTGCGTTATTTTGATAAAAAGCATCATGCTGAATTATTAGAAGAATTTTTAGAGGAATTAGAGAAATATGGTCGAATTTACATGTACAGATTTAGACCAGCATATAAAATGTATGCAAGAGATATTTCAGAATATCCAGGAAAATCAGAACAAGCAAAGGCGATTATGTTAATGATTCAAAATAATTTGGATTATGCAGTTGCGCAGCATCCTCATGAATTAATTACGTATGGTGGAAATGGTGCTGTTTTTCAAAATTGGGCACAATATTTATTAACGATGAAGTATTTGTCAGAAATGACCGATAAACAAACGTTAACGATGTATTCTGGACATCCAATGGGATTATTTCCATCCAACAAAAATGCGCCAAGAGTTGTTGTTACAAACGGAATGGTAATTCCGAATTACTCCAAACCAGATGATTGGGAGAAAATGAATGCTTTAGGAGTCTCTCAATATGGGCAAATGACAGCAGGAAGTTACATGTATATTGGGCCACAAGGAATTGTTCATGGAACAACAATTACGGTTTTAAATGGATTTAGAAAAATAAATAAAACTCCACGAGGAAATCTATTTGTAACTTCTGGTTTAGGAGGCATGTCTGGTGCACAGCCAAAAGCAGGAAATATTGCAGGTTGTATTACGGTTTGTGCTGAGGTGAATCCTAAAATTGCGCAAGTACGTTTAGATCAAGGTTGGATTGATGAAAAAATTACAGATTTAGATGAATTAGCGGTTCGCGTAAAATCTGCAAAAGAGCATAAAGAGGTAGTTTCCATTGCGTATTTAGGGAATATTGTGGATGTTTGGGAGAAGTTTGATGCTGAAAATATTCATATTGATTTAGGGTCAGATCAAACTTCATTGCACAATCCTTGGGCAGGCGGCTATTATCCTGTAGGTCTCTCCTTTAATGATGCCAATAAAATGATGGCTGATAACCCAAAATTATTCAAAGAAAAAGTTCAAATAACGTTAAGAAGACATGCTTTAACAATTAATAAACATACCGCAAAAGGAACCTATTTTTTCGATTACGGAAATGCATTTTTATTAGAAGCAAGTAGAGCTGGGGCAGATGTAATGGCAGAAAATCATATTGATTTTAAATATAATAGTTATGTGCAAGATATTATGGGGCCCATGTGTTTCGATTATGGTTTCGGTCCTTTTAGATGGGTTTGTGCCTCAGGAGATCCTAAAGATTTGGCGAAAACTGATAAAATTGCTTGTGAAGTTTTAGAGAAAATTAAACAGCATTCGCCCAAAGAAATTCAGCAACAAATGACCGATAATATTCAATGGATCAAAGGGGCTCAAGAAAATAAATTGGTTGTTGGTTCTCAAGCAAGAATTTTATATGCAGATGCAGAAGGACGAATTAAAATTGCAAAAGCATTTAATAGAGCTATAAAAAAAGGAAAAATTGGCCCGATTGTTTTAGGTAGAGATCATCATGATGTTTCTGGGACAGATTCTCCTTATAGAGAAACATCTAATATTTATGATGGATCAAAATTTACAGCAGATATGGCTATTCAGAATGTTATTGGAGATAGTTTTAGAGGAGCAACTTGGGTATCTATACATAATGGTGGTGGAGTAGGCTGGGGAGAGGTAATTAATGGAGGATTTGGCATGCTTCTTGATGGAACTAAGTCAGCATCAAAGCGTTTAGAATCAATGCTTTTTTGGGACGTAAATAACGGAATTTCAAGAAGAAGTTGGGCAAGAAATAAAGAGGCTGTTTTTGCTATTAAAAGAGCAATGAGAGCAAAAAAAGACTTTCAAGTTACACTTCCTAATTTAGTTGAAGATGTTTTAATCGATGCAATAACATAA
- a CDS encoding DUF4136 domain-containing protein, whose translation MKKSILVVLSLILLSSCNSLKVVTDYDTKVDFKKYKTFAFYKPAIDKAAISDLDKKRVLRAIESELLIQGFTKSENPDMLVSFFTKSRRKVNINQNNNFGYGFGWGWNPWTGNGMNTTSVSEYTEGTLFIDFIDTSKKELVWQGIGTGALRIQNREKKEARIKIFVKEIISRFPPGQEK comes from the coding sequence ATGAAAAAAAGTATTTTAGTAGTACTAAGTTTAATTTTATTGTCTTCCTGCAACTCTTTAAAAGTGGTTACTGATTATGATACAAAAGTTGATTTTAAAAAATACAAAACGTTTGCATTTTATAAACCAGCTATTGATAAAGCAGCAATTTCTGACTTGGATAAAAAGCGAGTATTACGTGCAATAGAATCAGAATTATTAATACAAGGATTTACAAAGTCTGAAAATCCTGATATGTTAGTAAGCTTTTTCACCAAATCTCGACGCAAGGTAAACATCAATCAAAATAATAATTTTGGTTACGGTTTTGGTTGGGGATGGAATCCTTGGACAGGAAACGGAATGAATACAACGAGTGTTTCTGAATATACAGAAGGTACTCTATTTATTGATTTTATAGATACATCTAAAAAGGAATTAGTTTGGCAGGGAATAGGAACTGGCGCTTTAAGGATACAAAACAGAGAGAAAAAAGAAGCTAGAATTAAAATATTTGTTAAAGAGATTATTTCTAGATTTCCTCCTGGACAAGAAAAATAA
- a CDS encoding glutamine synthetase beta-grasp domain-containing protein: MAKIKLEYIWLDGHFPTQNMRSKTKVEEHENFQATIEELDNWSFDGSSTEQASGGSSDCLLKPVAIYKDPVRKNGYLIMSEVLSADGTAHASNARATIDDDDNDFWFGFEQEYFLMDTKTDLPLGFPRGGFPGPQGKYYCSVGGRYTWGRDFVEEHADLCIEAGLNFEGINQEVAPGQWEFQLFAQGAKKAGDEIWIARYLLDRLTEKYGYYIEYHPKPVKGDWNGSGMHANFSNTTLRTCGSQEIYEKICEAFRPVTEEHMNIYGEFNDERLTGLHETAHVSDFSYGISDRGASIRIPIITVEKGWKGWLEDRRPASNGDPYKIAGRIIKTVKSAKI; the protein is encoded by the coding sequence ATGGCAAAAATTAAATTAGAATACATTTGGCTAGATGGTCATTTTCCTACTCAAAACATGAGGAGTAAAACTAAAGTTGAAGAGCATGAAAACTTTCAAGCAACAATCGAGGAATTAGACAATTGGTCTTTTGATGGTAGTTCTACTGAACAGGCCTCTGGTGGTTCATCCGATTGTTTATTAAAACCTGTGGCAATCTATAAAGACCCAGTAAGAAAAAATGGTTATTTAATCATGTCAGAAGTTTTAAGCGCGGATGGTACGGCACATGCATCTAATGCAAGAGCTACAATTGATGATGATGATAACGATTTTTGGTTCGGATTTGAGCAAGAGTATTTCTTAATGGATACCAAAACTGATTTACCTTTAGGGTTTCCTCGCGGAGGGTTTCCTGGACCACAAGGTAAATATTATTGTTCTGTTGGTGGTAGATATACTTGGGGTAGAGATTTTGTTGAAGAACATGCTGACTTATGTATAGAAGCTGGTTTAAACTTTGAAGGAATTAACCAAGAAGTAGCACCAGGACAATGGGAATTTCAATTATTTGCGCAAGGAGCTAAAAAAGCCGGTGATGAAATTTGGATAGCTCGTTATTTGCTAGATAGATTAACTGAAAAATATGGTTATTATATTGAATATCATCCAAAGCCAGTAAAAGGAGATTGGAATGGTTCTGGAATGCATGCTAACTTCTCTAACACTACTTTAAGAACCTGTGGTTCTCAAGAAATATATGAGAAAATTTGTGAAGCTTTTAGACCTGTTACAGAAGAGCATATGAATATTTATGGTGAATTTAATGATGAGCGTTTAACTGGTTTACATGAAACTGCTCACGTTTCTGACTTCTCTTATGGTATTTCTGATAGAGGAGCTTCAATTAGAATTCCAATTATTACTGTAGAGAAAGGCTGGAAAGGATGGTTAGAAGACAGAAGACCAGCTTCTAACGGTGATCCTTATAAAATTGCAGGAAGAATTATAAAAACGGTAAAGTCTGCGAAAATTTAA